The following are from one region of the Capsicum annuum cultivar UCD-10X-F1 chromosome 1, UCD10Xv1.1, whole genome shotgun sequence genome:
- the LOC107853287 gene encoding probable 2,3-bisphosphoglycerate-independent phosphoglycerate mutase → MVNLEQPKRRVAFVLIDGLGDVSLPRFGYRTPLQLAKIPNLDAIAFAGVNGLMDPVEVGLGCGSDTAHLSLLGYEPRVYYRGRGAFESMGAGLAMSPGDIAFKSNFATLDEETGIVVSRRADRHFEEEGPILCAALDGMKLPSFPEYEIRVRYATEHRCGVVVKGPKLSGNISGTDPLKDNRLLLQAKPLDDTEEAKYTAAVVNELSKEISRILLAHPLNAKRAAEGKSVANVVLLRGCGIRIEVAPFEKIHGLWPCMVAPTKIIAGLGLSLGIDILEAPGATGDYRTLLTSKATAIARALSAPMQSSPNVFVPGEDEYKPGRFDGYDFGFLHIKAIDDAGHDRASVFKVKGLEAVDCAIGQLARLLWEAESTGKFSYYLCVTGDHSTPVEYGDHSFEPVPFALCSLKDFVSALGGEPVLSGISLDPFPLPSVQAGEDLDTVTRTEEDINKKLQFFAGDSVDKFSEIAAARGCLGRFPGSEMMGIIKAYLKLEA, encoded by the exons ATGGTTAACTTGGAGCAGCCAAAGAGGAGAGTTGCCTTTGTGCTTATTGATGGTTTGGGAGATGTCTCTCTACCAAGATTTGGTTATAGAACCCCGCTTCAATTGGCCAAAATACCAAATTTGGATGCCATAGCATTTGCCGGAGTTAATGGTCTGATGGATCCTGTTGAAGTAGGCTTGGGTTGTGGAAGTGATACCGCGCATCTTTCTCTACTGGGCTATGAACCTAGGGTATATTACAGAGGTAGGGGTGCATTTGAGTCGATGGGTGCTGGGTTAGCAATGTCACCAGGAGATATTGCATTTAAG TCAAATTTCGCTACGCTGGATGAGGAAACTGGAATAGTTGTTAGCCGGAGGGCTGATAGGCATTTTGAAGAAGAAGGGCCAATTCTTTGTGCAGCATTGGATGGAATGAAGTTGCCCTCTTTTCCTGAATACGAAATTAGAGTCAG GTATGCTACGGAGCATAGATGTGGAGTGGTTGTCAAGGGACCAAAATTAAGTGGAAATATATCTGGAACTGACCCATTGAAAGACAACCGCTTACTTTTGCAAGCGAAGCCTCTTGATGATACAGAGGAAGCAAAGTACACAGCTGCAGTTGTCAATGAACTATCTAAAGAAATTTCGCGCattttgcttgcccatccattgAATGCAAAGCGGGCAGCAGAAGGGAAGAGTGTTGCAAATGTGGTTCTTTTACGGGGATGTGGCATTAGAATTGAG GTTGCTCCATTTGAAAAGATACATGGTCTCTGGCCATGCATGGTAGCTCCTACCAAGATTATTGCTGGCTTGGGTTTGTCACTCGGGATTGATATTCTGGAAGCTCCTGGAGCGACAGGAGACTATAGGACATTATTAACATCAAAAGCAACTGCCATAGCCAGGGCACTCTCGGCACCTATGCAATCTAGTCCCAATGTTTTTGTGCCTGGGGAAGATGAGTACAAGCCTGGTCGATTTGATGGCTATGATTTTGGGTTCCTCCATATTAAG GCAATTGACGATGCAGGTCATGATAGAGCAAGTGTGTTCAAAGTGAAGGGACTGGAAGCTGTTGATTGTGCCATAGGACAATTAGCTAGGCTTCTTTGGGAGGCCGAATCAACTGGGAAATTCAGCTATTACCTTTGTGTCACTGGAGACCATTCCACGCCTGTAGAATATGGAGATCACAGCTTTGAACCAGTTCCATTTGCATTATGTAGTTTAAAGGACTTTGTGAGTGCTTTGGGCGGAGAACCTGTCCTGTCAGGTATTTCCCTTGATCCATTTCCCCTACCATCTGTTCAAGCTGGTGAAGACCTTGATACTGTTACAAGGACTGAAGAAGACATAAATAAGAAGCTTCAGTTCTTTGCTGGTGATTCGGTTGACAAGTTCAGTGAAATAGCAGCTGCTAGAGGTTGTCTTGGCCGGTTTCCCGGGAGTGAGATGATGGGAATCATTAAGGCATAtcttaaacttgaagcttga
- the LOC107853282 gene encoding F-box/kelch-repeat protein At3g06240-like: MAISKAETLPQEIIIDILSLLPTKFIGQFRCVSKQWCNFLSDPKFINAHLNLHSHKQEKKLIFISDSQALHILTFNPQSGADSISRNLHFQGLSNNWVRLVGSCNGLVLVVNDENIKFLINPITLKYHKIPTFDLAIPTSDSCSVYGLGYDFATDDFKVVTLSRYRRRIDSTFVDVYSLRMGVWRRLESLPHHRVVRMHASGVLVNGALHWLARKAPEFSYAILAFDLSDEKFLEVPTPTTLDNDNLLFNKFLALRGCLCMLYDTLENKIYIWMMREYRVEESWTKFRVGRMDLEHGLVPFCTISDDDIVVNVDRDKLTVYNMKEDQWRYMKVDGITSMFERTGTFTEVFFLLCLARELRVTILLEP, from the coding sequence ATGGCAATAAGCAAAGCTGAAACCTTACCTCAAGAAATCATAATTGATATACTCTCCCTCCTGCCTACAAAATTCATAGGCCAATTTCGGTGCGTATCAAAGCAATGGTGCAATTTTTTGTCAGACCCAAAATTCATCAACGCTCACCTCAATCTACATTCacataaacaagaaaaaaaactcattttcatctcTGATTCTCAGGCTCTTCACATTCTCACTTTTAACCCCCAAAGTGGCGCTGATTCCATTTCAAGAAACCTTCATTTTCAAGGGCTATCAAACAACTGGGTAAGACTTGTTGGCTCATGTAATGGCTTGGTATTAGTAGTGAATgacgaaaatattaaatttttaatcaacCCCATAACTTTAAAGTACCACAAAATTCCAACTTTTGATTTGGCTATTCCAACGTCAGATAGCTGTAGCGTGTATGGTCTAGGATATGATTTTGCTACTGATGATTTTAAGGTGGTTACACTTTCTCGATATCGAAGGCGTATTGACAGTACATTTGTTGATGTCTACTCTCTGAGAATGGGTGTATGGAGGAGACTGGAGAGTTTACCTCATCATCGTGTTGTTCGTATGCATGCCTCTGGGGTTTTGGTGAATGGGGCTTTGCATTGGTTAGCTAGGAAAGCTCCTGAATTTTCATATGCGATTCTTGCTTTTGATTTGAGTGATGAGAAATTCTTGGAGGTGCCAACACCTACTACTCTTGATAacgataatttattatttaataagttTTTGGCTCTTAGAGGGTGTCTATGTATGTTATATGATACACTAGaaaacaaaatttatatttgGATGATGAGAGAGTATCGAGTCGAGGAGTCTTGGACCAAATTTAGAGTTGGTCGAATGGATTTAGAGCATGGTTTGGTACCATTTTGTACAATTAGTGATGATGATATTGTAGTGAATGTAGATAGAGATAAGTTGACTGTCTACAATATGAAAGAGGATCAGTGGAGATATATGAAGGTTGATGGAATAACTTCTATGTTTGAAAGAACTGGAACTTTCACGGAAGTCTTTTTTCTCCTATGTTTGGCAAGGGAATTGAGGGTTACCATATTGCTTGAGCCTTGA